From Desulfurobacterium pacificum, a single genomic window includes:
- a CDS encoding argininosuccinate synthase, with product MKKRVVLAYSGGLDTSVIVGWLAERGFEVITYTADVGQGEELEEIPEKAKASGAVEAIVDDIKEEFAREYCLPLMRAGALYEGKYPLISALSRPLIAKKLVEVAHKVNADYVAHGSTGKGNDQVRFEASVWALDPDIEVLAPVREWEFKSREEEIEYAKKWGIPVVATKEKPYSYDRNLWGVAIEAGPLEDPYTEPPEDAFVITVSPEKAPDTPEYVEIKFEEGVPVAINGKRYDELWKLVWDLNEIAGKHGYGRIDMVENRLVGIKSREVYESPAGLLLIRAYDELESLVLDRFTYHYKQSHIRHPYAEIVYEALWFTPLRESLDAFNNELAKLVTGTVRFKLFKGNAAVVGRKSPNSLYIEDLATYSPKDSFDHKAGAAFTKVWSLPLKVMGRVRKERRK from the coding sequence GTGAAAAAAAGAGTAGTTTTAGCTTATTCTGGTGGACTTGATACTTCAGTTATCGTCGGGTGGCTTGCAGAGAGAGGTTTTGAAGTTATAACCTACACCGCTGACGTTGGTCAAGGTGAGGAGTTGGAAGAGATACCGGAAAAAGCGAAAGCTTCCGGTGCCGTTGAAGCGATAGTGGACGATATAAAAGAGGAATTTGCCAGAGAATACTGTTTACCTTTAATGAGGGCTGGCGCGCTTTACGAGGGCAAGTATCCTTTAATTTCCGCCCTTTCAAGACCTTTGATAGCTAAAAAGCTGGTAGAAGTTGCCCATAAGGTTAACGCCGACTACGTTGCTCACGGCTCTACTGGTAAAGGTAACGACCAGGTAAGATTTGAAGCTTCTGTATGGGCTTTAGACCCGGATATTGAAGTTTTAGCGCCTGTTAGGGAGTGGGAATTCAAGTCAAGGGAAGAGGAGATTGAATACGCTAAAAAGTGGGGAATTCCGGTAGTTGCTACCAAGGAAAAACCTTACTCCTACGATAGAAATCTCTGGGGTGTAGCTATTGAGGCTGGTCCTCTTGAAGACCCGTATACAGAACCTCCTGAAGATGCTTTCGTTATTACTGTTTCTCCTGAAAAAGCACCTGATACTCCAGAATACGTGGAGATTAAATTTGAAGAAGGTGTTCCTGTTGCCATTAACGGTAAAAGATACGATGAGTTATGGAAGTTGGTCTGGGACTTAAACGAAATAGCCGGTAAGCACGGATACGGTCGTATAGATATGGTTGAGAACAGGCTTGTAGGTATTAAATCAAGGGAGGTTTACGAATCACCTGCAGGGCTTTTACTTATAAGAGCTTACGACGAATTGGAAAGCTTAGTTTTGGATAGATTTACCTACCACTACAAGCAGAGTCATATAAGACATCCTTACGCTGAAATTGTTTATGAAGCGCTTTGGTTCACGCCGTTAAGAGAGTCTTTAGACGCTTTCAACAATGAATTGGCAAAACTTGTGACAGGAACGGTAAGGTTTAAGCTCTTTAAGGGTAATGCAGCTGTAGTTGGAAGGAAATCACCGAATTCCCTTTATATAGAAGACCTTGCAACTTACAGTCCAAAAGACTCATTTGACCATAAGGCAGGTGCAGCCTTTACGAAGGTTTGGAGTTTGCCACTTAAAGTGATGGGAAGAGTAAGAAAAGAGAGGAGGAAATAA
- the tilS gene encoding tRNA lysidine(34) synthetase TilS codes for MLEKKFISTIRKYSLINPKENVLVALSGGPDSVTLLYLLLKLKDKLKVNVFAAHLNHMLRGEESDRDEEFVRKLCNEWNVTLFVERRNVKEISKGKNVEAIARKERYDFLRKTLKEIGGGKIATGHTASDLVETVLLNLTKGTGIRGLRGFLPKSGNVIRPLIEITRKEIEEYTKKEKLPYVIDSSNYDKSFERNLIRLDVIPVLKKINPSLESAFLKTCETLRLLEDFLNKEVETVIHAWTEKDEIKIPLQTFKSLHPFLRREAVQKAFEQISGRKLSFKNLLDIEKLADAEGYKEIHLGSGFKAVKEDNTIKIRKEQEKPKSFSFKVTKIPTTLHTPLYTLHFAENEGEPLLPITQFKEKGITVRNRKPGDKVNLGKFHKPLKKLLMEKKIPPTLRWQIPIITSGEEIIYIPDVFKAYIKGKPFVGVKVEKRETEKTDS; via the coding sequence ATGCTTGAAAAAAAATTCATTTCCACTATCCGAAAATATTCTTTAATCAATCCCAAAGAAAACGTTTTAGTGGCTCTCTCAGGAGGTCCCGACTCTGTAACGCTTCTTTATCTCCTCCTAAAGCTAAAAGATAAACTCAAAGTAAACGTTTTTGCAGCCCACCTTAACCATATGCTAAGAGGTGAAGAATCGGATAGAGACGAGGAATTCGTAAGGAAGCTGTGCAATGAGTGGAACGTAACTCTGTTTGTTGAGAGAAGGAACGTTAAAGAAATTTCAAAAGGAAAAAACGTTGAGGCAATTGCAAGAAAAGAGCGCTATGATTTTCTGAGAAAAACGCTAAAAGAAATAGGTGGAGGGAAAATCGCCACCGGCCACACAGCTTCAGACTTGGTGGAAACCGTTTTGTTAAATTTAACTAAAGGAACGGGGATAAGGGGGTTGAGGGGATTTTTGCCCAAAAGCGGCAACGTAATCAGACCGCTAATAGAGATAACCCGTAAAGAGATTGAAGAATACACCAAGAAAGAAAAACTACCCTACGTAATAGATTCATCAAACTACGATAAATCTTTTGAAAGAAATCTAATTCGCCTTGACGTAATTCCCGTTTTAAAGAAGATTAACCCCTCTTTAGAAAGCGCCTTTCTCAAAACCTGCGAAACTTTAAGGTTATTAGAAGATTTTCTTAATAAAGAAGTGGAAACCGTAATACACGCCTGGACAGAAAAAGATGAAATCAAAATTCCTCTTCAAACGTTCAAGTCCCTACACCCTTTTTTAAGGAGGGAAGCTGTACAAAAAGCTTTTGAACAGATTTCTGGCAGAAAGCTTTCCTTTAAAAACCTGTTAGATATAGAAAAGTTGGCAGACGCTGAAGGGTATAAAGAAATTCATTTAGGTAGTGGATTCAAAGCTGTAAAAGAAGACAATACTATTAAGATTAGGAAAGAACAGGAAAAGCCGAAATCCTTTTCTTTCAAAGTTACAAAAATCCCCACCACCCTCCACACCCCCCTCTACACCCTTCACTTTGCCGAAAACGAAGGCGAGCCTTTGCTCCCAATCACCCAGTTTAAAGAAAAGGGAATAACCGTAAGAAACCGAAAACCTGGAGACAAAGTAAACTTAGGGAAATTTCATAAACCCTTAAAAAAACTCCTCATGGAAAAGAAAATCCCCCCCACCCTCCGCTGGCAAATCCCAATTATCACCTCAGGTGAAGAAATCATATACATTCCCGATGTATTTAAGGCATATATTAAAGGCAAACCTTTCGTAGGAGTGAAGGTAGAAAAGCGTGAAACTGAAAAAACTGATAGCTGA
- the hpt gene encoding hypoxanthine phosphoribosyltransferase → MKLKKLIAEGEIKEKTEKLAKEITKTFNGEPITVISLLKGAFIFTADILRNLKNVEAVEFVRVKSYSGTQKKETKLHFPKDLTLKGKNVLILDDIFDTGESLETVVKEVEKQKPKKLKTCVLLDKQVEKNVDIYPDFVGFKIPDKFVVGYGLDYNELFRELPYVAYIEGDEDGQG, encoded by the coding sequence GTGAAACTGAAAAAACTGATAGCTGAAGGTGAAATAAAGGAAAAAACCGAAAAGTTAGCGAAAGAAATAACCAAAACGTTTAACGGAGAACCAATAACCGTAATTTCTCTCCTTAAAGGCGCGTTTATCTTCACCGCCGATATTTTAAGAAACTTAAAAAACGTAGAAGCGGTAGAGTTTGTGAGAGTTAAAAGCTACAGCGGAACTCAGAAGAAGGAAACGAAGCTTCACTTCCCGAAAGATTTGACCCTTAAAGGTAAAAACGTTTTAATATTAGATGATATATTTGACACAGGAGAGAGTTTAGAGACTGTAGTAAAAGAGGTAGAAAAACAGAAGCCAAAGAAACTCAAAACCTGCGTTCTACTTGATAAGCAGGTTGAAAAAAACGTTGACATTTACCCCGACTTTGTCGGTTTTAAAATTCCTGATAAATTTGTAGTAGGTTACGGACTTGACTATAACGAACTGTTCAGAGAACTCCCATACGTAGCCTACATAGAAGGAGACGAAGATGGACAAGGTTAA
- the ftsH gene encoding ATP-dependent zinc metalloprotease FtsH gives MDKVKEIVKSIALWLSIALLIILAFNFLNANQVRNHAEPFSTFVKQVEQGHVKEVTIQGQRVIGVTIDGKPFETYLPPGYNDIITKLQKKGVEINVKPQEGSPWYITILVSWLPMIFLILLWISMMRQMSAGSNKALSFAKSRAKIFIDNKPKVTFKDVAGIDEVKEEVSEIVDFLKNPRKYQQLGGRIPKGVLLAGAPGTGKTLLAKAIAGEANVPFLSVSGSEFVEMFVGVGASRVRDLFEQAKRHAPCIVFIDEIDAVGRRRGGGFTGGHDEREQTLNQLLVEMDGFESSEGIIVIAATNRPDILDPALLRPGRFDRQIFVPLPDVKGRLEILKIHTKDKPLAEDVDLEVIARSTPGFSGADLANIVNEAALIAARKNHGKITMEDLEEAKDKVTMGIERKSMVLSEQEKITTAYHEAGHALVAKLLPNADKVHKVTIIPRGKALGITQQLPEEDRYTYTKDYLLDKLCVLFGGRVAEELALGTISTGAGNDIERATEIARKMVAEWGMSDRIGPIAVKTKEQFGEPAEMVSEDMKRLIDKEVKRIIKEAYEKTKEILSSNMEKLENLAKALLDRETLTGEEIDLAIKGELPSRDTEPPASPGTSGGEKKKEKNEEIGGLGLNPQLEA, from the coding sequence ATGGACAAGGTTAAGGAGATAGTGAAAAGCATAGCTCTTTGGCTTTCAATAGCACTACTCATAATTTTAGCGTTTAACTTTTTAAACGCTAATCAGGTAAGAAACCACGCAGAGCCTTTCTCAACGTTCGTAAAACAGGTAGAGCAGGGACATGTAAAAGAGGTAACAATTCAAGGGCAGAGAGTCATCGGCGTAACCATTGACGGAAAGCCCTTTGAAACCTACCTGCCGCCTGGATACAACGACATAATCACAAAACTCCAAAAGAAAGGCGTAGAAATCAACGTTAAGCCTCAGGAAGGAAGCCCGTGGTACATAACGATATTGGTTTCCTGGCTTCCAATGATATTCCTCATACTCCTCTGGATAAGCATGATGCGTCAGATGAGTGCAGGAAGCAACAAGGCACTCTCCTTCGCAAAAAGCAGAGCAAAAATCTTCATAGACAATAAGCCCAAAGTAACTTTCAAAGACGTAGCAGGGATAGATGAAGTTAAAGAAGAAGTATCGGAAATCGTTGACTTTCTAAAAAATCCCCGCAAATACCAGCAATTGGGCGGGCGCATTCCCAAAGGCGTTCTCTTAGCCGGCGCACCGGGAACAGGTAAAACCCTACTGGCAAAAGCAATAGCAGGAGAAGCCAACGTTCCTTTCCTCTCTGTCAGCGGTTCAGAGTTCGTTGAAATGTTTGTAGGTGTTGGAGCTTCAAGGGTTAGAGACCTCTTTGAACAGGCTAAAAGACACGCTCCATGCATCGTATTTATAGACGAGATAGACGCTGTAGGAAGGAGAAGAGGCGGAGGATTTACCGGCGGACACGACGAAAGAGAACAAACCCTGAACCAGCTACTTGTTGAAATGGACGGCTTTGAAAGCTCAGAAGGGATAATAGTAATAGCGGCAACCAACCGCCCAGACATTTTAGACCCCGCCCTTTTAAGACCGGGAAGGTTTGACAGGCAGATATTCGTTCCGCTACCAGACGTTAAAGGAAGACTTGAAATACTCAAAATCCACACGAAAGACAAACCTTTAGCGGAAGACGTTGACCTTGAAGTTATAGCCCGCTCAACGCCCGGATTTTCCGGCGCAGACCTTGCGAACATCGTAAACGAAGCAGCCCTCATAGCAGCTCGCAAAAACCACGGCAAGATAACGATGGAAGACTTAGAAGAAGCAAAAGACAAAGTAACAATGGGAATAGAGAGAAAAAGCATGGTTCTTTCGGAACAGGAAAAGATAACAACCGCCTACCACGAAGCAGGACACGCTTTAGTAGCAAAACTCCTCCCCAATGCAGACAAAGTTCACAAAGTAACGATAATCCCCAGGGGCAAGGCTTTAGGAATTACTCAGCAGTTGCCTGAAGAAGATAGGTACACCTACACCAAAGATTACCTCCTTGATAAACTTTGTGTTCTGTTTGGCGGAAGAGTGGCAGAAGAGCTGGCGCTCGGAACGATATCAACCGGAGCAGGAAACGACATAGAAAGAGCCACAGAAATTGCAAGAAAAATGGTAGCCGAATGGGGTATGAGCGACCGCATAGGTCCAATCGCTGTAAAAACGAAAGAGCAGTTTGGCGAGCCGGCTGAAATGGTAAGCGAAGATATGAAGCGCCTTATAGACAAAGAAGTTAAAAGAATAATTAAGGAAGCTTACGAAAAGACGAAAGAGATACTCTCAAGCAACATGGAAAAGCTTGAAAACTTAGCAAAAGCACTGCTTGACAGAGAAACGCTAACAGGGGAGGAAATAGACCTTGCAATAAAAGGCGAACTTCCGTCAAGGGACACAGAACCACCGGCATCTCCTGGAACTTCAGGTGGTGAAAAGAAAAAAGAGAAAAACGAAGAGATAGGCGGTTTAGGATTAAATCCTCAACTGGAGGCTTAG
- the folE gene encoding GTP cyclohydrolase I FolE, whose translation MPIDKERIEKAVREILLAIGEDPNREGLKDTPKRVAKMYEEVLSGYSDSPDNHMVLFSEKYDEMIIVRDIPIYSMCEHHMLPFFGKAHVAYIPNEDKVTGLSKIARIVDVYAKRLQLQERMTEQIATAIMEKLNAKGVMVIIEAQHLCMVMRGVKKPGSYTVTSAVKGIMRNEPTRMEALFLIKGRL comes from the coding sequence TTGCCCATAGATAAAGAAAGGATAGAAAAAGCTGTTCGCGAAATCCTTTTAGCAATAGGCGAAGACCCTAACAGAGAAGGGTTAAAAGATACACCTAAAAGAGTTGCTAAGATGTATGAAGAGGTGCTGTCAGGATATTCCGACAGCCCCGACAACCACATGGTTCTTTTCTCTGAAAAGTACGATGAGATGATAATAGTCAGAGACATCCCCATCTATTCCATGTGCGAACACCACATGCTTCCCTTTTTCGGTAAAGCTCACGTAGCCTACATCCCAAACGAAGATAAAGTTACAGGACTTTCTAAAATAGCAAGAATTGTTGACGTTTACGCAAAAAGGCTTCAACTTCAGGAAAGGATGACCGAACAGATAGCAACTGCGATAATGGAAAAGCTGAACGCCAAAGGCGTAATGGTTATAATAGAAGCGCAACACCTGTGCATGGTCATGAGAGGCGTGAAAAAACCAGGCTCTTACACCGTAACGAGTGCCGTTAAAGGCATTATGAGAAATGAACCTACAAGGATGGAAGCCCTCTTTCTAATCAAGGGGAGACTATGA
- a CDS encoding tetratricopeptide repeat protein has protein sequence MKKLLLIPIFCLMFSSCASLFGNDKESRKPPPPPPPPAETVTKPTPKEKAEGYYQIGISYLELGEIPLALNYFFKAKKLTPDDPKIYNAIGLAFLKRGDLKRAEENFRKALSLKPDFSEAYLNLGILYEQEGDLKKAREFYLKALSNPLYLTPEVAYFRLALLDEKQGNLEKAKKELAKAIENNPDYVPAYIELAKILEREGKTEDAKVIYVRLINLYPKIQYPYYALGMLYLKQGNKKLATKYLKKCAEINPNSDLGIKAKLKLEELHE, from the coding sequence ATGAAAAAACTGCTGTTGATACCGATTTTCTGTTTAATGTTTTCTTCATGCGCTTCCCTGTTTGGTAACGACAAAGAAAGTAGAAAACCACCACCTCCTCCACCCCCTCCTGCAGAAACGGTGACAAAGCCAACACCGAAAGAAAAGGCAGAAGGCTACTACCAGATTGGTATTTCCTATCTTGAGTTAGGCGAAATCCCTCTGGCGCTAAACTACTTTTTCAAGGCAAAAAAGCTAACGCCTGATGACCCCAAAATCTACAACGCCATAGGTCTGGCGTTCTTAAAAAGGGGAGACCTTAAAAGAGCAGAGGAAAACTTTAGGAAAGCGCTTTCTCTAAAACCAGACTTTTCTGAAGCGTACCTAAACTTAGGAATACTTTACGAACAGGAAGGAGACCTTAAAAAAGCAAGAGAGTTTTACCTTAAAGCCCTCTCAAACCCGTTATACCTTACGCCTGAAGTTGCCTATTTCCGATTAGCCCTTTTAGACGAAAAGCAAGGTAACTTAGAGAAAGCAAAAAAGGAATTAGCTAAAGCGATAGAAAACAATCCAGACTACGTTCCGGCTTACATAGAATTGGCAAAAATTTTAGAAAGAGAAGGTAAGACAGAAGACGCAAAAGTTATATACGTAAGGCTCATAAACCTTTACCCAAAAATTCAGTATCCTTACTATGCTTTAGGAATGCTATACCTGAAGCAAGGAAACAAAAAGTTAGCCACTAAGTATCTAAAAAAGTGTGCTGAAATAAACCCAAATAGCGACCTAGGAATAAAAGCAAAGTTAAAGTTAGAGGAACTGCATGAGTAG
- a CDS encoding YgaP family membrane protein: MAIFRAKTDSWYVERITTFMAGFFTFTSTILGLITGIKGFFYFTAFIGFMLMFYAITGLCPSSILLHKLGVPSLCDRYCKEEK, from the coding sequence ATGGCTATTTTTAGAGCTAAAACGGACAGTTGGTATGTGGAAAGAATTACTACCTTTATGGCAGGTTTCTTTACCTTTACAAGCACAATCCTCGGTTTAATTACAGGAATTAAAGGATTTTTCTACTTTACAGCTTTCATAGGCTTTATGCTCATGTTCTACGCAATAACGGGACTGTGTCCTTCCTCTATCCTTCTTCACAAATTAGGTGTTCCTTCTTTGTGCGACAGGTATTGTAAGGAAGAGAAATAA
- the queC gene encoding 7-cyano-7-deazaguanine synthase QueC, translated as MSAAVVIFSGGLDSTTALYWAKKHFDEVYAITFDYGQRHSIEVEMAKITAKNAGVKEHFIFEIDLSKIGGSALTDRSIEVPEAKSVEEVLSRGIPSTYVPFRNGIFISIAAAYAETKGTTDIVGGWNAVDYSGYPDCRPEFLKAMEEALNKGTKIGAEGGKWTIHAPLIHLTKGEIIKLGLSLGADYSYSISCYRGEEIPCMKCDSCILRAKGWLEAGEEDHLIKRLREEGKIQE; from the coding sequence ATGTCCGCAGCGGTTGTGATTTTTTCCGGGGGTTTGGATTCAACGACGGCTCTCTACTGGGCAAAGAAGCACTTTGACGAAGTCTACGCCATTACTTTTGACTACGGCCAGAGGCACTCAATAGAAGTTGAGATGGCTAAAATAACGGCAAAAAACGCAGGTGTGAAGGAGCACTTTATATTTGAGATAGACCTGTCAAAAATAGGCGGTTCAGCTCTTACGGATAGAAGTATAGAAGTCCCTGAAGCTAAGTCAGTAGAGGAAGTTTTGAGCAGGGGTATCCCTTCCACTTACGTGCCTTTTAGAAACGGAATATTTATATCCATAGCTGCGGCTTACGCAGAGACGAAAGGAACTACTGACATCGTTGGTGGCTGGAACGCCGTTGATTACAGCGGTTATCCTGACTGCAGACCGGAATTTTTAAAGGCTATGGAAGAAGCTTTAAATAAAGGAACGAAAATAGGGGCTGAAGGTGGAAAGTGGACAATTCACGCCCCTCTCATTCACCTTACAAAAGGTGAAATTATCAAGTTAGGGCTTTCTTTGGGTGCTGATTATTCCTATTCAATATCCTGTTATCGTGGAGAGGAAATTCCCTGTATGAAGTGTGATAGCTGTATTTTAAGGGCAAAGGGATGGCTTGAAGCAGGAGAAGAGGACCATCTGATTAAGCGTTTAAGAGAGGAAGGGAAGATACAGGAATAG
- the alaS gene encoding alanine--tRNA ligase, with protein sequence MEKLSGKEIRETFLKFFEDKGHTRVKSSPLIPHNDPTLLFTNAGMVQFKDYFLGKEVPPFKRATSCQKCMRAGGKHNDLENVGKTGRHHTFFEMLGNFSFGDYFKKEAIEFAWELVTKVFKLPEERLYVSVYEKDDEAFEIWNKHIGIPENKIFKLGEKDNFWAMGDTGPCGPCSEIYFDRGEEFACGENCGIGKCDCDRYLEIWNLVFMQFERDEKGNLSPLAKPSIDTGMGLERIASVLQNVPSNYETDLLFPLVKWASDLSKIPYGKSEEKDVSMRVIADHLRALTFLIADGVLPSNEGRGYVLRRIIRRASRHGRLLGIEKPFLFEGVDVVSEIMGDVYPEVSENLDFIKRVTLKEEERFSKTLEKGIFLLQEVVESVKEKGEKTIPGEEVFRLYDTYGFPVDLIMEVANDENLNVDIEGFEKLLKEQRERARKSWKGGVQKVIDPEIQKLSEEKPTEFVGYDTLSTKATVTALIKEEKPVSELKEGEEGFIVLDKTPFYGEKGGQVGDTGIIEGANFKAEVLDTQYLTEKLIAHKVKVLKGTVKPGETVDARVNEERRKAIARAHTATHLLHKALREVLGNHVKQAGSLVLPDRLRFDFTHFEAPTKEELKEVERLVYRWILENYEVKVEEMPYDEALQRGAIALFGEKYGDVVRVVDVGGVSVELCGGTHVKRSGDIGLFKITSESSVASGTRRIEALTGFEAFDWVTEKENTLEKVKATLEVPEEQIVQKIEKLKEELKEKEREVERIKKKLATSQVDEIVENAPVINGVKVITAKMEGFGGKELMEIADVVRNKSKLPAAVMLVGIKDGKATLLIALSKELTNKFKAGEIIRQIAPILDGKGGGRPDMAQGGVRNLTNLDKAFEAFKSIFSQED encoded by the coding sequence ATGGAAAAGTTAAGCGGCAAAGAGATAAGGGAAACTTTTTTAAAGTTTTTTGAAGATAAAGGTCACACGCGCGTAAAAAGTTCCCCACTCATTCCCCACAACGACCCGACGCTCCTTTTCACAAACGCGGGAATGGTTCAGTTTAAAGACTACTTTTTGGGGAAAGAGGTTCCGCCGTTTAAAAGGGCAACTTCCTGCCAGAAGTGTATGAGAGCAGGCGGAAAGCACAACGACCTTGAAAACGTCGGTAAAACGGGAAGACACCACACATTTTTTGAAATGTTAGGGAACTTTTCTTTCGGCGATTACTTTAAGAAAGAAGCGATAGAGTTTGCCTGGGAGCTGGTAACAAAAGTCTTTAAACTACCTGAAGAAAGACTCTACGTTTCCGTTTACGAAAAGGACGATGAAGCATTTGAGATATGGAACAAGCACATAGGCATTCCGGAAAATAAAATCTTTAAATTGGGAGAAAAAGATAACTTCTGGGCTATGGGCGACACAGGACCCTGCGGTCCGTGTAGTGAAATTTACTTTGACAGGGGAGAAGAGTTTGCCTGCGGCGAAAACTGCGGCATCGGTAAGTGCGACTGCGACAGATACCTTGAAATATGGAACCTTGTTTTTATGCAGTTTGAAAGGGACGAAAAGGGCAACCTGTCACCGCTGGCAAAACCTTCAATAGATACGGGAATGGGGCTTGAAAGGATAGCTTCCGTTCTTCAGAACGTTCCCTCAAACTACGAAACTGACCTGCTCTTTCCACTGGTTAAATGGGCTTCAGACTTATCTAAAATCCCCTACGGAAAGAGCGAAGAAAAAGACGTTTCTATGAGGGTTATCGCAGACCACTTGAGAGCGCTGACATTTTTGATTGCCGACGGCGTTCTTCCATCAAACGAAGGTAGGGGATACGTTTTAAGAAGAATTATCAGAAGAGCTTCAAGACACGGAAGGCTGTTGGGAATAGAAAAGCCATTTCTATTTGAAGGCGTTGATGTAGTTTCAGAAATTATGGGAGACGTTTACCCGGAAGTTTCAGAAAACCTTGATTTCATTAAAAGAGTTACCCTTAAAGAGGAAGAGAGGTTTTCAAAGACGCTGGAGAAGGGGATTTTTCTGCTGCAAGAAGTTGTTGAATCCGTTAAAGAAAAGGGCGAAAAGACAATCCCAGGAGAAGAGGTTTTTAGACTTTACGACACCTACGGATTCCCCGTTGACCTGATAATGGAAGTTGCAAATGACGAAAACCTAAACGTTGACATAGAAGGTTTTGAAAAACTTTTAAAAGAACAGAGAGAAAGGGCAAGAAAGTCCTGGAAAGGTGGCGTTCAAAAGGTTATTGACCCGGAAATTCAAAAGCTTTCAGAGGAAAAGCCAACGGAATTTGTAGGCTACGACACCTTATCCACAAAAGCAACAGTAACAGCGCTGATAAAGGAAGAAAAACCGGTAAGCGAGCTGAAAGAAGGCGAAGAAGGTTTTATCGTTTTAGACAAAACGCCGTTTTACGGAGAAAAGGGCGGACAGGTAGGAGATACGGGAATTATTGAAGGAGCAAACTTTAAAGCTGAAGTATTAGATACTCAATACCTAACAGAAAAACTTATAGCCCACAAGGTAAAGGTGTTAAAGGGAACAGTAAAGCCGGGCGAGACGGTTGACGCCAGAGTAAACGAAGAAAGGAGAAAGGCGATAGCAAGAGCGCACACGGCTACTCACCTTTTACACAAAGCGTTAAGGGAAGTATTGGGCAACCACGTTAAACAGGCAGGTTCCTTAGTTCTTCCAGATAGGCTGAGATTCGACTTCACTCACTTTGAAGCACCTACAAAAGAGGAATTAAAAGAAGTTGAAAGACTGGTTTACCGCTGGATACTTGAAAACTACGAAGTTAAAGTTGAAGAGATGCCTTACGATGAAGCGCTCCAAAGGGGAGCAATAGCGCTCTTTGGCGAAAAGTATGGAGATGTCGTTAGAGTCGTTGACGTTGGCGGAGTCAGTGTTGAACTGTGCGGTGGAACTCACGTGAAGAGAAGTGGAGACATAGGGCTGTTTAAGATTACTTCAGAATCTTCCGTCGCTTCGGGAACAAGAAGAATAGAAGCTTTAACGGGTTTTGAAGCCTTTGACTGGGTAACGGAAAAAGAGAATACGTTAGAAAAGGTAAAAGCAACACTTGAAGTGCCAGAAGAACAGATAGTTCAGAAGATAGAAAAGCTGAAAGAAGAACTGAAAGAGAAAGAAAGAGAAGTTGAGAGAATTAAAAAGAAGTTGGCTACCTCTCAAGTTGACGAAATAGTGGAAAACGCACCCGTGATAAACGGCGTTAAAGTGATAACTGCCAAGATGGAAGGATTTGGCGGTAAAGAATTAATGGAAATTGCAGATGTAGTAAGGAATAAGTCAAAACTTCCGGCAGCGGTAATGTTAGTTGGTATCAAAGACGGAAAAGCAACGCTGCTGATAGCTTTAAGCAAGGAACTAACCAATAAGTTTAAAGCCGGCGAGATAATAAGGCAGATAGCGCCAATCCTTGACGGTAAAGGCGGCGGAAGACCGGATATGGCTCAAGGCGGTGTTAGAAATCTAACGAACTTAGACAAGGCTTTTGAAGCGTTTAAGTCTATTTTCTCTCAAGAAGATTAA
- a CDS encoding regulatory protein RecX, which translates to MDLTYKEALAYALKLLAGKDYTVCQIEGKLSKRFPPDAVAFVLEYLSSKNFLNDYRFALNYFQSKMEKGWGRKKIRYHLKLKGISEEIINAVENDVEFDYSFVEKEIDRKYDLSDRKDRERAARFLSSRGFTAGEIFNLLERK; encoded by the coding sequence GTGGACTTGACGTATAAAGAAGCGCTTGCCTACGCCTTAAAGCTTCTGGCGGGAAAGGATTACACCGTTTGTCAGATTGAAGGTAAACTCTCTAAAAGATTTCCTCCTGATGCTGTTGCGTTTGTTCTTGAATACCTATCTTCTAAAAACTTCTTGAACGACTACCGCTTTGCTCTAAACTACTTTCAGTCAAAAATGGAAAAAGGATGGGGGAGAAAGAAAATACGCTACCACCTAAAGCTAAAGGGAATTTCAGAGGAAATTATAAACGCCGTTGAAAACGATGTTGAATTTGATTACTCCTTTGTAGAAAAAGAAATTGACAGGAAGTATGACCTATCGGACAGGAAAGATAGGGAAAGGGCGGCGAGGTTCCTCTCTTCCAGAGGTTTCACCGCCGGTGAGATATTTAATCTTCTTGAGAGAAAATAG